One window of Nymphaea colorata isolate Beijing-Zhang1983 chromosome 1, ASM883128v2, whole genome shotgun sequence genomic DNA carries:
- the LOC116245622 gene encoding glutathione S-transferase F9-like, translating into MVVKLHGPGFAAGPRRVAVCLFEKEVEFELINVDLFSGEHKNPDFLQLQPFGLVPVIQDGDLTLFESRAILRYCSEKYSSQGTDLHGKTIEERALVEQWLEVESHNFNAPALSLVFQLMYASKLGIPQNEEEIKSSEEKLNKVLDVYEERLSKSKYLGGDFFSLADLTHLPLIHYLVHDCGKESLVKGRQHVSLWWEDISSRPSWKKVLELK; encoded by the exons atggtggtGAAGCTGCACGGACCCGGGTTCGCGGCCGGACCCAGGAGGGTGGCGGTCTGCCTCTTTGAGAAGGAGGTAGAGTTCGAGCTCATCAACGTCGATCTCTTCTCCGGCGAGCACAAGAATCCCGACTTCCTTCAACTCCAGCCCTTTGGCCTTGTCCCTGTCATTCAGGACGGCGACCTCACCCTCTTCG AATCGAGGGCCATCCTCAGATACTGTTCCGAGAAGTACTCCAGCCAGGGAACAGATCTCCATGGAAAGACCATCGAGGAGAGGGCATTGGTAGAGCAATGGCTGGAGGTCGAATCTCACAACTTCAACGCGCCGGCGCTGTCGCTGGTCTTCCAGCTGATGTATGCTTCAAAGCTGGGGATCCCTCAGAATGAAGAGGAGATCAAGAGCAGCGAGGAGAAGCTCAACAAAGTTCTTGACGTCTACGAGGAGAGGCTGTCGAAGAGCAAGTATCTCGGAGGCGATTTCTTCAGCCTGGCTGATCTGACCCACCTGCCATTGATCCATTACCTGGTTCACGACTGTGGGAAGGAGTCGCTGGTAAAGGGCAGGCAGCACGTGAGCTTGTGGTGGGAGGATATCTCCAGCAGGCCTTCTTGGAAGAAGGTCTTGGAGCTAAAGTAG
- the LOC116256971 gene encoding transcription factor GTE9-like isoform X2 has protein sequence MDRNIVCGSDDINIHDAPLKTFLLASMSAGERLSLKQKLMVELAHVRSAVKNIGSNCLQDLGSLDSCKLLAHAVLPDCAFVSEKCEDNQFVELREKKIRNHSQTASTWSTVTGVKRDPPQGLEHRVANKRPRLDGDMMKQCASLLKKLMSHQFAWVFNHPVDPVKLNIPDYFTIITKPMDLGTIKSKLESKLYLGVQDFASDVRLTFSNAMQYNPPGNDVHIMAKSLNGIFNKKWTTLEEKWRKESQEGTQNPNMKPARKLVEKPRKTARKEPIYYLEPSFKKPMTSADKLKLQKDLTAISRSKLPPELLSFLQKFGSLGPNGDEIVVDIDAFDNDTAWELQKIVKSYMEARSAKSADTGNALRPCGRSTCSIDHKDDDGCLLDEQLSSKACRSLTACMNGMCSDKTCQGGCGRNDFTQSLSDVDSESSLDRGSVRDRARGANSLHLDPLSSNANSADKQSGHLDPDTDGAVSALDEENTQSSPNTAAVSVGASGEGGSVTSEMQLSPGKALRAAMLKSRFADTILKAQQKTLLNNGEKRDPVKMRREREEMERRHLEDKARIEAQVRAAEAAREAEAKRKRDEEREAARLALQNMERTVEINENDNILKDLEQFGYSQGMSSGTEIGSPASGLEGLGVFAGGNPLERLGLFMKNEDLEDDEAPSQIMQLALAMWRRER, from the exons ATGGATCGGAATATTGTGTGTGGATCTGATGATATAAATATTCATGATGCCCCATTAAAGACATTTTTACTAGCAAGCATGTCGGCTGGTGAGAGGCTGTCATTAAAGCAGAAGCTGATGGTAGAGCTGGCACATGTTCGATCTGCagttaaaaatattggttcTAACTGTCTTCAGGATCTGGGTTCTCTTGATAGTTGTAAACTCCTTGCTCATGCGGTGCTTCCAGATTGTGCTTTTGTGAGTGAGAAATGTGAAGACAACCAATTCGTAGAGctcagagaaaagaaaattaggaaCCATTCCCAAACTGCATCTACATGGTCCACTGTCACAGGAGTAAAGCGTGATCCTCCTCAAGGTTTGGAACACAGGGTTGCGAATAAAAGGCCAAGACTTGATGGTGATATGATGAAACAGTGTGCAAGTCTATTAAAAAAGTTAATGAGTCATCAATTTGCTTGGGTGTTTAATCATCCAGTTGACCCTGTGAAGTTAAATATTCCTGACTATTTTACCATCATTACCAAGCCAATGGACTTGGGTACAATCAAGTCTAAGCTCGAAAGCAAATTATATTTGGGCGTTCAGGACTTTGCTTCTGATGTACGGTTAACTTTCTCCAATGCCATGCAATACAATCCTCCTGGTAATGATGTCCATATCATGGCAAAATCGTTGAATGGCATATTTAATAAGAAATGGACGACTTTGGAGGAGAAGTGGAGGAAGGAAAGCCAAGAAGGAACacaaaatccaaatatgaagCCAGCAAGGAAGCTGGTTGAGAAGCCTCGGAAGACTGCCCGCAAAGAGCCTATCTATTATTTGGAACCCTCATTTAAGAAGCCAATGACATCTGCTGATAAGCTGAAGCTGCAGAAGGACCTAACAGCCATATCTAGAAGCAAGCTTCCTCCGGAACTGCTTTCTTTCCTCCAGAAGTTTGGATCACTTGGACCCAACGGAGATGAGATTGTAGTGGACATCGATGCATTTGATAATGACACAGCGTGGGAGTTGCAAAAAATTGTGAAGAGCTATATGGAGGCAAGATCAGCAAAA TCTGCAGATACAGGGAATGCTTTAAGACCTTGTGGCCGTAGCACTTGTAGCATTGACCACAAAG ATGATGATGGCTGTCTTTTGGATGAGCAATTAAGTTCAAAAGCATGTAGGAGCTTGACAGCCTGCATGAATGGCATGTGTAGTGACAAAACCTGCCAAGGTGGCTGTGGTCGCAATGATTTCACCCAATCTTTGAGTG ATGTGGATTCTGAAAGTTCATTAGACAGGGGATCAGTTCGAGATCGAGCTCGTGGTGCTAACTCACTTCATTTG GATCCATTGTCAAGTAATGCTAATTCTGCCGACAAGCAAAGTGGCCACCTGGACCCTGACACAGATG GAGCTGTGAGTGCTTTGGATGAAGAGAATACACAATCAAGTCCTAACACAGCTGCTGTCTCTGTTGGTGCATCTGGAGAAG GTGGAAGCGTTACTTCAGAGATGCAACTCTCTCCTGGCAAAGCTCTCCGTGCTGCAATGTTGAAGAGCCGATTTGCTGATACCATTCTCAAAGCTCAGCAGAAGACCCTTCTGAACAAT GGGGAGAAGAGAGATCCTGTAAAGATGCGTCGTGAGAGGGAAGAAATGGAAAGGAGGCACCTGGAAG ATAAGGCTCGAATTGAAGCTCAGGTCAGGGCTGCTGAAGCGGCTCGTGAAGCAGAAGCcaagaggaagagagatgaAGAAAGGGAAGCAGCTAGGCTTGCTCTACAGAAC ATGGAAAGAACTGTTGAAATCAATGAGAATGACAATATCTTGAAGGATCTTGAGCAGTTTGGCTACTCACAAGGAATGAGCTCGGGCACTGAAATAGGGAGCCCTGCATCCGGTCTGGAAGGATTGGGAGTGTTTGCAGGAGGGAATCCATTGGAACGTTTGGGgttgttcatgaaaaatgaGGATCTTGAAGATGATGAGGCTCCTTCCCAGATTATGCAGCTGGCACTGGCGATGTGGAGGAGGGAGAGATAG
- the LOC116256971 gene encoding transcription factor GTE9-like isoform X1: protein MDRNIVCGSDDINIHDAPLKTFLLASMSAGERLSLKQKLMVELAHVRSAVKNIGSNCLQDLGSLDSCKLLAHAVLPDCAFVSEKCEDNQFVELREKKIRNHSQTASTWSTVTGVKRDPPQGLEHRVANKRPRLDGDMMKQCASLLKKLMSHQFAWVFNHPVDPVKLNIPDYFTIITKPMDLGTIKSKLESKLYLGVQDFASDVRLTFSNAMQYNPPGNDVHIMAKSLNGIFNKKWTTLEEKWRKESQEGTQNPNMKPARKLVEKPRKTARKEPIYYLEPSFKKPMTSADKLKLQKDLTAISRSKLPPELLSFLQKFGSLGPNGDEIVVDIDAFDNDTAWELQKIVKSYMEARSAKSADTGNALRPCGRSTCSIDHKDDDGCLLDEQLSSKACRSLTACMNGMCSDKTCQGGCGRNDFTQSLSDVDSESSLDRGSVRDRARGANSLHLVIRDPLSSNANSADKQSGHLDPDTDGAVSALDEENTQSSPNTAAVSVGASGEGGSVTSEMQLSPGKALRAAMLKSRFADTILKAQQKTLLNNGEKRDPVKMRREREEMERRHLEDKARIEAQVRAAEAAREAEAKRKRDEEREAARLALQNMERTVEINENDNILKDLEQFGYSQGMSSGTEIGSPASGLEGLGVFAGGNPLERLGLFMKNEDLEDDEAPSQIMQLALAMWRRER, encoded by the exons ATGGATCGGAATATTGTGTGTGGATCTGATGATATAAATATTCATGATGCCCCATTAAAGACATTTTTACTAGCAAGCATGTCGGCTGGTGAGAGGCTGTCATTAAAGCAGAAGCTGATGGTAGAGCTGGCACATGTTCGATCTGCagttaaaaatattggttcTAACTGTCTTCAGGATCTGGGTTCTCTTGATAGTTGTAAACTCCTTGCTCATGCGGTGCTTCCAGATTGTGCTTTTGTGAGTGAGAAATGTGAAGACAACCAATTCGTAGAGctcagagaaaagaaaattaggaaCCATTCCCAAACTGCATCTACATGGTCCACTGTCACAGGAGTAAAGCGTGATCCTCCTCAAGGTTTGGAACACAGGGTTGCGAATAAAAGGCCAAGACTTGATGGTGATATGATGAAACAGTGTGCAAGTCTATTAAAAAAGTTAATGAGTCATCAATTTGCTTGGGTGTTTAATCATCCAGTTGACCCTGTGAAGTTAAATATTCCTGACTATTTTACCATCATTACCAAGCCAATGGACTTGGGTACAATCAAGTCTAAGCTCGAAAGCAAATTATATTTGGGCGTTCAGGACTTTGCTTCTGATGTACGGTTAACTTTCTCCAATGCCATGCAATACAATCCTCCTGGTAATGATGTCCATATCATGGCAAAATCGTTGAATGGCATATTTAATAAGAAATGGACGACTTTGGAGGAGAAGTGGAGGAAGGAAAGCCAAGAAGGAACacaaaatccaaatatgaagCCAGCAAGGAAGCTGGTTGAGAAGCCTCGGAAGACTGCCCGCAAAGAGCCTATCTATTATTTGGAACCCTCATTTAAGAAGCCAATGACATCTGCTGATAAGCTGAAGCTGCAGAAGGACCTAACAGCCATATCTAGAAGCAAGCTTCCTCCGGAACTGCTTTCTTTCCTCCAGAAGTTTGGATCACTTGGACCCAACGGAGATGAGATTGTAGTGGACATCGATGCATTTGATAATGACACAGCGTGGGAGTTGCAAAAAATTGTGAAGAGCTATATGGAGGCAAGATCAGCAAAA TCTGCAGATACAGGGAATGCTTTAAGACCTTGTGGCCGTAGCACTTGTAGCATTGACCACAAAG ATGATGATGGCTGTCTTTTGGATGAGCAATTAAGTTCAAAAGCATGTAGGAGCTTGACAGCCTGCATGAATGGCATGTGTAGTGACAAAACCTGCCAAGGTGGCTGTGGTCGCAATGATTTCACCCAATCTTTGAGTG ATGTGGATTCTGAAAGTTCATTAGACAGGGGATCAGTTCGAGATCGAGCTCGTGGTGCTAACTCACTTCATTTGGTAATTAGG GATCCATTGTCAAGTAATGCTAATTCTGCCGACAAGCAAAGTGGCCACCTGGACCCTGACACAGATG GAGCTGTGAGTGCTTTGGATGAAGAGAATACACAATCAAGTCCTAACACAGCTGCTGTCTCTGTTGGTGCATCTGGAGAAG GTGGAAGCGTTACTTCAGAGATGCAACTCTCTCCTGGCAAAGCTCTCCGTGCTGCAATGTTGAAGAGCCGATTTGCTGATACCATTCTCAAAGCTCAGCAGAAGACCCTTCTGAACAAT GGGGAGAAGAGAGATCCTGTAAAGATGCGTCGTGAGAGGGAAGAAATGGAAAGGAGGCACCTGGAAG ATAAGGCTCGAATTGAAGCTCAGGTCAGGGCTGCTGAAGCGGCTCGTGAAGCAGAAGCcaagaggaagagagatgaAGAAAGGGAAGCAGCTAGGCTTGCTCTACAGAAC ATGGAAAGAACTGTTGAAATCAATGAGAATGACAATATCTTGAAGGATCTTGAGCAGTTTGGCTACTCACAAGGAATGAGCTCGGGCACTGAAATAGGGAGCCCTGCATCCGGTCTGGAAGGATTGGGAGTGTTTGCAGGAGGGAATCCATTGGAACGTTTGGGgttgttcatgaaaaatgaGGATCTTGAAGATGATGAGGCTCCTTCCCAGATTATGCAGCTGGCACTGGCGATGTGGAGGAGGGAGAGATAG
- the LOC116245868 gene encoding uncharacterized protein LOC116245868 gives MMALEASPEARPVLQPACNRVPNLENHRKVVKKQPQSKPPSSSPAPPSAASLTFPSKTVLPKSSPCKPATKPSPPLSPKCSKPLASLAVLKRASAGDPRSLNSSIDKQSCSYTPIYSANNSGSSYASPPSAASTCTSGITSLKLSSSSPRLVRGRKKSKSTADALCDFSSILLKSPGSIAAARREQVSLLQAQRKQKIAHYGRTPKAGVKPLQEEPLTPTSEAQEHKKCNFITPNSDPIYVRYHDEEWGVPVHDDKMLFELLVLAGAQVKMDWTTILKMRVAFREAFDGFDAELIAKFSEKKIASVSTQLSIDASIIRGVVDNSKRVIEIKKVFGSLDNYIWGFVNHKPMCPEYRSCRKIPVKTSKSEGISKDMVKRNFRNVGPTVVHSFMQAAGLTNDHLVTCPRHDHCTSLATPFMSSSQ, from the exons ATGATGGCTCTGGAGGCTTCACCGGAAGCGCGACCAGTCTTGCAGCCTGCATGTAATCGAGTCCCAAACTTGGAGAACCATCGGAAGGTTGTGAAGAAACAGCCACAATCAAAGCCACCTTCGTCTTCACCGGCACCACCTTCTGCTGCTAGTCTAACCTTCCCTTCAAAAACTGTACTCCCAAAATCATCACCGTGCAAACCTGCCACCAAGCCTTCCCCACCATTATCCCCCAAATGCAGCAAGCCTTTGGCTTCCTTGGCGGTCCTCAAGCGCGCCAGCGCCGGCGACCCTCGCAGCCTTAACTCCAGCATCGACAAGCAGAGCTGCAGCTACACCCCCATCTACTCTGCCAACAACAGCGGTTCCTCTTATGCCTCTCCTCCTTCTGCTGCTAGTACTTGCACAAGCGGCATTACTTCTTTGAAACTGTCATCCTCTTCGCCGCGTCTTGTGAGAGGTAGGAAGAAGTCGAAGAGTACTGCAGACGCACTCTGCGACTTTTCTTCCATATTGCTCAAGTCGCCTGGCAGCATAGCTGCTGCAAGAAGGGAGCAAGTCAGCCTTCTTCAGGCACAGAGGAAGCAAAAAATTGCTCACTATGGGAGGACGCCCAAGGCTGGAGTGAAACCCTTGCAGGAGGAACCTCTAACGCCCACCAGTGAAGCACAGGAGCACAAGAAATGCAATTTTATCACTCCCAATTCAG ATCCCATCTATGTCAGGTACCATGATGAGGAATGGGGAGTCCCTGTTCATGATGACAA GATGTTGTTTGAGTTGCTGGTTTTGGCGGGTGCTCAAGTGAAAATGGATTGGACTACCATCTTGAAGATGCGTGTTGCTTTCAG GGAAGCTTTTGATGGTTTTGATGCTGAGTTGATTGCTAAATTCAGTGAGAAAAAGATTGCGTCCGTAAGTACTCAGCTTAGCATCGATGCGAGCATAATCCGTGGTGTTGTTGACAACTCCAAAAGGGTGATTGAG ATAAAAAAGGTATTTGGTTCGTTGGATAACTATATATGGGGATTTGTAAATCACAAGCCAATGTGCCCAGAGTACAGGTCCTGCAGGAAGATCCCTGTGAAGACATCCAAATCGGAGGGCATAAGCAAGGACATGGTGAAGAGGAACTTCAGAAACGTGGGTCCTACTGTCGTCCATTCATTCATGCAAGCAGCTGGCCTCACCAATGACCATCTTGTAACTTGCCCACGCCATGACCACTGCACCTCGTTGGCAACTCCCTTCATGTCATCATCTCAATAA